One genomic segment of Ignavibacteriota bacterium includes these proteins:
- a CDS encoding aspartate/glutamate racemase family protein produces the protein MNQKFYIKIFHFIFLIVFLISCKSSDEKLKIVDSILNDKSSFYYTNLDVYKKKNANLPIGIFDSGTGGLTVFDAIVNFDKYNNKNHSYTNLGDSIRDFNRESFIYLADQANMPYGNYESQNKTLLLKEHILKDVQFLLNNKYYERSQDISFKQNKSAIKAIVIACNTATAYGKVDIEEFIKKANLDIKVIGVIGAGVRAALENISDDENYSLAVMATAGTVASNGYVNEIKNQLNEKSHKNKISIFQQAGVGLADAIDEIIESIDKSAVKPRTNYIGPSDKNEKLKIDIKKLSRYNFDWTGNKMLFNGTKENPTDIQINSVENYISYHITTLLEKILNQKNSPKLKSIILGCTHYPFYTDIFKEKIESLRMYKENSNFIYKDILADEIDFIDPSIFTAKELYEYLSQENLFNNDKIENSEFFISVPNFTNKNIQIDNFGNFTYDYKYGRNENEIQEYVKVVPFNKTNISESISERLYEKIPYTYSLIKEFNTKNLKTSFLLNEEKLQ, from the coding sequence ATGAATCAAAAATTTTACATAAAAATATTTCATTTTATTTTTTTAATTGTATTTCTGATTTCATGTAAATCTTCTGATGAAAAATTGAAAATTGTTGATTCAATTCTCAACGACAAATCAAGTTTTTATTACACAAATTTGGATGTTTATAAAAAGAAAAATGCAAATCTTCCAATAGGAATATTTGATTCCGGAACCGGTGGATTAACGGTATTTGATGCAATCGTAAATTTTGATAAGTATAATAATAAAAATCATTCATACACTAATTTAGGTGATTCTATAAGAGATTTTAATAGAGAAAGTTTTATTTATCTTGCCGATCAAGCAAACATGCCATATGGAAATTATGAATCGCAAAATAAAACTTTGCTTTTAAAAGAACACATTTTAAAGGATGTACAATTTTTACTAAACAATAAATATTATGAAAGATCCCAAGATATTTCTTTTAAGCAAAATAAATCAGCAATAAAAGCAATTGTAATTGCTTGCAATACAGCAACCGCATATGGAAAAGTGGATATCGAAGAATTTATTAAAAAAGCAAATTTGGATATAAAAGTAATCGGAGTTATTGGCGCCGGAGTAAGAGCTGCTTTGGAAAATATTTCAGATGATGAAAATTATAGTTTGGCAGTTATGGCAACAGCGGGAACAGTTGCTTCAAACGGATATGTAAATGAAATAAAAAATCAGCTTAATGAAAAAAGTCATAAAAATAAAATATCAATTTTTCAGCAAGCTGGAGTTGGATTAGCAGATGCCATAGATGAAATTATTGAATCAATTGATAAATCTGCAGTAAAACCAAGAACAAATTATATAGGTCCATCTGATAAAAATGAGAAACTTAAAATTGATATAAAGAAATTATCAAGATATAATTTTGATTGGACCGGAAATAAAATGTTATTTAACGGTACAAAAGAAAATCCTACAGACATTCAAATAAATTCTGTTGAAAATTATATTTCATATCATATTACAACTTTGCTTGAGAAAATTCTTAATCAGAAAAATTCTCCAAAATTAAAAAGTATAATTCTTGGCTGTACACATTATCCATTTTATACGGATATCTTTAAAGAAAAAATTGAAAGTTTGAGAATGTATAAAGAGAATTCAAATTTTATTTATAAAGATATTTTAGCGGATGAAATAGATTTTATTGATCCATCTATTTTTACTGCAAAGGAATTGTATGAATATTTATCGCAAGAAAATCTTTTTAACAATGATAAAATAGAGAACAGTGAATTCTTCATTAGTGTGCCGAATTTTACGAATAAAAATATTCAAATAGATAATTTCGGAAATTTCACCTATGATTATAAATACGGAAGAAATGAAAATGAAATTCAAGAATACGTTAAAGTAGTTCCGTTTAATAAAACAAATATTTCTGAATCAATCAGCGAAAGACTTTACGAGAAAATTCCATACACATATTCACTTATTAAGGAGTTTAATACTAAAAATCTAAAAACATCTTTTCTACTGAATGAAGAAAAATTGCAATAA
- a CDS encoding acyl-CoA dehydrogenase family protein has translation MMINKEDFKMLREMVKDFTDTEIRPLASTIDQNEEIPRELINKIAEVGLLGTAFPEKYGGGGFGEYGFCIAQEEVTKACGSTATFIGAHQSIGTNAIYIGGSEDLKHKYMHDLTSGKKIAAFALTEPEAGSDAFNLQTTAKFDGTKWILNGQKLWITNAAIADVFSVFARTEKGITGFVVEKDFPGIIIGANEKKLGIKGSVTNTVTFENVEVTQENLIGADGRGFAIAMKTLDAGRIGIGAASVGAAKEMLRLSVEYANQRKQFGQPLSKFEGIQFMISDMTTKIYAMESILYRAAEKYDNKDEVMQEAAMVKLFCSEAVSEVADMALQIHGGMGFSRELSIERFYRDSRILRIFEGTSEIQKLVISRKTIKNNGLWKI, from the coding sequence ATGATGATAAATAAAGAAGATTTTAAAATGCTGCGCGAAATGGTAAAAGATTTTACAGATACCGAAATCAGACCTTTGGCTTCAACTATTGATCAGAACGAAGAAATACCAAGAGAATTAATAAATAAAATTGCAGAAGTTGGATTACTCGGAACAGCATTTCCGGAAAAATACGGCGGCGGCGGTTTCGGTGAATATGGTTTTTGTATTGCTCAGGAAGAAGTTACAAAAGCTTGCGGATCAACTGCAACATTTATTGGTGCTCATCAATCAATTGGAACAAATGCAATTTATATTGGCGGTTCGGAGGATTTAAAACATAAATATATGCATGACTTAACTTCCGGCAAAAAAATTGCAGCTTTTGCTTTAACAGAACCGGAAGCCGGTTCCGATGCATTTAATTTACAGACAACCGCAAAATTCGATGGAACAAAATGGATATTAAATGGTCAAAAATTGTGGATTACAAATGCTGCAATTGCAGATGTCTTTTCGGTTTTTGCAAGAACAGAAAAAGGAATTACCGGATTTGTAGTTGAAAAAGATTTTCCGGGAATTATAATTGGTGCAAATGAAAAAAAATTAGGGATAAAAGGAAGCGTAACAAACACAGTAACTTTTGAAAATGTTGAAGTTACGCAAGAAAATTTAATTGGTGCTGATGGAAGAGGTTTTGCAATTGCTATGAAAACTCTTGATGCCGGAAGAATTGGAATTGGTGCTGCGAGTGTTGGTGCTGCAAAAGAAATGTTGAGGCTTTCTGTAGAATATGCAAATCAGCGAAAACAGTTTGGTCAGCCGCTTTCAAAATTTGAAGGAATTCAATTTATGATTTCTGACATGACAACTAAAATTTATGCAATGGAAAGTATTTTGTATCGTGCGGCAGAAAAATATGATAATAAAGATGAAGTTATGCAGGAAGCCGCAATGGTAAAATTATTCTGCTCGGAAGCTGTTTCGGAAGTTGCAGATATGGCTTTACAAATTCACGGCGGAATGGGTTTTTCAAGAGAATTATCAATCGAAAGATTTTACAGAGATTCAAGAATTCTAAGAATTTTTGAAGGCACAAGTGAAATTCAAAAATTAGTAATCAGTAGAAAAACAATAAAAAATAACGGACTTTGGAAAATTTAA
- a CDS encoding 1-(5-phosphoribosyl)-5-[(5-phosphoribosylamino)methylideneamino] imidazole-4-carboxamide isomerase, producing MRKILVIPSIDIKDRTTVRVVQGIPELDCKEYGNDPVEMAMIWRSENAKVIHVVDFDLSREHSRKNLDLIGEICNSVIIPIEFGGGITNVEDAEEILNLGVFRLVIGSMAFSNPKEFKRIFDRFGPLKISAAIDVINDELVIHARKEKTGISAVDFSKKLSEIGVNRFVVTDVSRNGMLDGPNIELCKKIADATNTKVTLSGGISGYEDLMRVQQNADCGIDSVIIGRALYENRFPCQKIWRVAESGIFD from the coding sequence ATGAGAAAAATTTTAGTAATTCCATCTATTGATATTAAGGATAGAACAACTGTTAGAGTTGTTCAAGGAATTCCCGAACTCGATTGTAAAGAATATGGAAACGATCCAGTTGAAATGGCAATGATTTGGAGATCAGAAAATGCTAAAGTTATTCACGTTGTAGATTTTGATTTATCAAGGGAACACTCGCGCAAAAATTTAGATTTAATTGGAGAAATTTGTAACTCGGTAATTATTCCAATTGAATTCGGCGGCGGTATTACAAATGTTGAAGATGCTGAAGAAATTCTAAATTTAGGAGTTTTCCGTTTGGTTATTGGTTCAATGGCATTTTCTAATCCAAAAGAATTTAAAAGAATTTTTGATAGGTTTGGTCCGTTAAAAATTTCTGCCGCAATTGATGTTATAAATGATGAACTTGTAATTCATGCAAGAAAAGAAAAAACCGGAATTTCGGCAGTTGACTTTTCTAAAAAATTATCAGAAATAGGAGTTAACCGTTTTGTTGTTACAGATGTTTCAAGAAACGGAATGTTAGATGGACCAAATATTGAATTGTGCAAAAAAATTGCCGACGCAACAAATACAAAAGTTACTTTATCCGGAGGAATTAGCGGCTACGAAGATTTAATGAGAGTTCAGCAAAATGCTGATTGCGGTATTGATTCGGTAATTATTGGTCGTGCACTTTATGAAAACAGATTTCCTTGTCAAAAAATTTGGAGAGTTGCAGAATCTGGTATTTTTGATTAA
- a CDS encoding universal stress protein — translation MESITKILVPVDFSNYSKNALRYAVNFSKKFNSKIYLVYVVEPVIYPSDFSMGQVTFPVTDTELNVRAKEELEILAKEEIGVEVQVETIIRTGKPFVEINETARELDIDLIIIATHGHTGMEHLLFGSTAEKVVRKAPCPVLTLREPIKGFKFNPNEK, via the coding sequence ATGGAATCTATAACAAAAATATTAGTTCCAGTTGATTTCTCCAATTATTCAAAAAATGCACTTCGGTATGCGGTTAACTTTTCCAAAAAATTTAATTCTAAAATTTATCTCGTTTATGTTGTTGAGCCCGTAATTTATCCATCGGATTTTAGTATGGGACAAGTCACTTTTCCCGTTACCGATACCGAGTTAAATGTAAGAGCGAAAGAAGAATTAGAAATTTTAGCCAAAGAAGAAATTGGAGTTGAAGTTCAAGTTGAGACAATTATTAGAACCGGAAAACCATTTGTTGAAATTAACGAAACTGCAAGAGAATTGGATATTGATTTAATAATCATTGCAACTCATGGTCATACCGGAATGGAACATTTGCTATTTGGAAGTACAGCCGAAAAAGTTGTTCGAAAAGCTCCATGTCCGGTTTTAACTTTGCGAGAACCGATAAAAGGATTTAAGTTTAATCCAAACGAAAAATAA
- a CDS encoding SMP-30/gluconolactonase/LRE family protein — protein MKIITIILFAFFLNINAQENIEFSEWELVVSNQQFPEGITYDQNGVLYSSNCNGNWITRISETKIDTFLLASDSTFQKTNGMLALPDGSILATDFGKGAILKIVKNGKINSVVNEFNGTRFNKPNDLTLDKNGNLFFSEPNNWGPEIYDGRVFYYNFSTKSLKLIKDKIAFPNGIGISPKTERLYLSESAKSRILSFEINEDGTLRDEKVFVEIPGGDPDGLNFDENGNLYVAHFGGGNIYVFSPEGKILKKVKTPGTKPSNVEFAGNDLMTFYITEDQTNSIYKCRVNRKGFNIFSK, from the coding sequence ATGAAAATTATTACGATTATTTTATTCGCGTTTTTCTTAAATATAAATGCACAAGAAAATATTGAATTTTCTGAATGGGAATTAGTTGTTTCAAATCAACAATTTCCGGAAGGAATTACTTACGATCAAAACGGAGTTTTATATTCTTCAAACTGCAATGGAAATTGGATTACAAGAATTTCCGAAACAAAAATTGATACTTTTCTTTTAGCCTCAGATTCTACATTTCAAAAAACAAACGGAATGTTAGCTTTGCCAGATGGATCAATATTAGCAACGGATTTTGGCAAAGGAGCAATTTTGAAAATTGTTAAAAATGGAAAAATTAATTCAGTTGTGAATGAATTTAATGGAACAAGATTTAACAAACCAAATGATTTAACATTAGATAAAAATGGAAATTTATTTTTCTCGGAACCAAATAATTGGGGACCAGAAATTTACGATGGAAGAGTTTTCTATTATAATTTTTCTACAAAATCTTTAAAGTTGATAAAAGATAAAATTGCATTTCCAAACGGAATTGGTATTTCTCCCAAAACTGAAAGATTATATTTATCAGAATCCGCAAAATCAAGAATATTAAGTTTTGAAATAAATGAAGATGGAACTTTACGCGATGAAAAAGTTTTTGTTGAAATTCCCGGCGGTGATCCGGATGGATTAAATTTTGATGAAAACGGAAATTTATATGTTGCACATTTTGGCGGCGGAAATATTTATGTCTTTTCTCCGGAAGGCAAAATTCTGAAAAAAGTAAAAACTCCCGGAACAAAACCAAGTAATGTAGAATTTGCCGGAAATGATTTAATGACTTTTTATATTACGGAAGACCAAACAAATTCAATTTATAAGTGCAGAGTTAACAGAAAAGGATTTAATATTTTTTCGAAATAA
- a CDS encoding T9SS type A sorting domain-containing protein, whose translation MTNDDWFIVFNSLELLSDGTYKYSGHNGIGTNLENVNCPFEIYIINENNILPAEFIICETNLNNNRWEIIEPIILKPITNDIYLTSFQIDFEFSNKLPTFGDTLFIKTYKPLKDGDEFLFSPSKTFTSMKPEIKNSFFSLSQNYPNPFNPTTKIKYSIPQDIKGEMSNVKLVVFDILGREIKTLVNESKKPGNYEVEFNAKNLSSGIYFYKLQTGNFSEIMKMILMK comes from the coding sequence ATGACAAATGATGATTGGTTTATTGTTTTTAATTCATTAGAATTGTTGTCTGATGGAACTTACAAATATAGCGGACATAACGGAATAGGTACCAATTTAGAAAATGTAAATTGTCCTTTTGAAATATATATAATTAATGAAAATAATATTTTACCAGCAGAGTTTATAATTTGTGAGACCAATCTTAATAATAACCGTTGGGAAATAATTGAACCAATAATTTTAAAACCAATTACAAATGATATTTATCTTACAAGTTTTCAAATAGATTTTGAATTTAGTAATAAGCTCCCAACATTTGGCGATACACTTTTCATAAAAACGTATAAACCTTTAAAAGATGGTGATGAATTTCTTTTTAGTCCTTCAAAAACTTTTACATCAATGAAACCGGAAATTAAAAATTCTTTTTTTAGTTTAAGTCAAAATTATCCAAATCCTTTTAACCCTACAACAAAGATAAAATATTCAATTCCACAAGACATAAAAGGTGAAATGTCAAATGTCAAATTAGTGGTATTTGACATTTTAGGAAGAGAAATAAAAACTTTGGTCAATGAAAGTAAAAAACCCGGAAATTATGAAGTTGAGTTTAATGCAAAAAATTTAAGCAGTGGAATATATTTCTATAAACTTCAAACTGGAAATTTTTCTGAAATAATGAAGATGATTTTGATGAAATAG
- a CDS encoding DUF2780 domain-containing protein: MRKLKSYLPILLISILLLNGCSSLNVGEGLMKMVKKQLGVSDTQALGGIGAILTLAKDKLVKGDFDKLAKIIPGIDSYLNIAKLVGKISGPMNSLEDVKPAFKNLGMDEKMVGDFVPAISSYASMAGGSDATKILESVLK; this comes from the coding sequence ATGAGGAAATTAAAAAGTTATTTACCAATTTTATTAATTAGCATTCTTTTACTAAATGGCTGCTCATCACTAAATGTTGGTGAAGGATTAATGAAAATGGTAAAAAAACAACTTGGCGTTTCGGATACACAGGCACTTGGGGGAATTGGAGCAATTTTAACTTTAGCAAAAGACAAATTAGTAAAAGGTGATTTTGACAAACTTGCCAAAATTATTCCGGGGATTGATTCATATTTAAATATTGCAAAACTTGTCGGAAAAATAAGCGGACCTATGAATTCTTTAGAAGATGTAAAACCGGCATTTAAAAATTTGGGTATGGATGAGAAAATGGTTGGTGATTTTGTTCCCGCAATTTCAAGTTATGCATCAATGGCCGGCGGAAGTGATGCAACGAAAATTCTTGAATCTGTTCTGAAGTAA
- a CDS encoding tetratricopeptide repeat protein produces the protein MKLKSIHIYLLLFLIAIIGIIYFSTQENSVEEKSITEQEMPKDDIHSQFNNSQQPSGGNVTSEFKDKLNSLEEYVSKNPNDTAKVKEYADLLYAAHNPKKSIELYKTVLNKDPKRVDVLMSIAILDFEQNNYEEAEEYINKILVINPNNVEAIYNIGVMEARKGNFAAAKQNWTKIVNEFPNNKLVQTAKNSLQKLEENNKN, from the coding sequence ATGAAACTTAAATCTATTCACATTTATTTGTTGCTTTTTTTAATTGCAATAATTGGAATTATATATTTTTCCACGCAAGAAAATTCTGTTGAAGAAAAATCTATTACAGAACAAGAAATGCCAAAGGATGATATTCATTCGCAATTTAACAATTCGCAACAGCCTTCCGGCGGAAACGTAACATCAGAATTTAAAGATAAATTAAATTCACTGGAAGAATATGTTTCAAAAAATCCAAACGATACGGCAAAAGTTAAAGAATATGCCGATTTGCTTTATGCCGCACACAATCCTAAAAAATCAATTGAACTTTATAAAACAGTTCTAAATAAAGATCCGAAACGAGTTGATGTTTTAATGAGTATTGCAATTTTGGATTTTGAACAAAATAATTATGAAGAAGCAGAAGAGTATATCAATAAAATTTTAGTAATAAACCCAAATAATGTTGAAGCAATTTACAATATTGGAGTTATGGAAGCTCGAAAGGGAAATTTTGCTGCAGCTAAACAAAATTGGACGAAAATTGTTAATGAATTTCCCAATAACAAATTAGTTCAAACCGCAAAAAATTCTCTTCAAAAGTTAGAAGAAAACAACAAAAACTAA
- a CDS encoding ATP-binding protein has product MADFEKLGAFYLGKIYDHTTKALKDDLVLYDSKDLTTHAVCVGMTGSGKTGLCISLLEEAAIDHIPALVVDPKGDITNLLLTFPNLEGKDFLPWINKSDADRKGISEGEFAESQAQLWKNGLSQWGQDGNRIKMLRETSDFIIYTPGSTAGMPISILDSFKAPSDEILEDGDVFGDKISATTASLLSLLGIDADPLKSKEHILLSNIIQFHWTNKKDLDLPLIIQNVQTPPFTKIGVFDIESFYPEKDRFELAMQLNNILSAPGFQTWLSGESLDIDKLLYNKTGKPKTSIFYTAHLSDSERMFFTSLLLNQLISWVRTQSGTTSLRALLYVDEIFGYLPPVANPPTKKPFLTLLKQARAFGVGLVLATQNPVDLDYKSLSNAGTWFIGRLQTERDRMRVLDGLEGATLEGGGKFDRNEIDKLLSNLDNRIFLLHNVHEPHPVVFKTRWAMSYLRGPLTRNQIKDLHKLNAAGNSQNIISENFTQQTLTVNPLPKEIKPLYFDREISESEIPNTINHPYIFAQADISFIDKTKSIDFQKSTKFLVPITNEVISVKWNDAHEIKLDEKYLVKNPKNTFAFSELPNSAKNEKNYPAWQKFFEDFLVSDYSIEVYHSPNLKQTSMPLESDRDFKIRLTQITREQRDSEIAIIKERFERRIQTLDSRIRRAQEKIEREKSQSSQVKLQTAISIGSTILGALFGKKAVSTSTISKAGTAMKSAGKAMKESGDINRAEDELEILNQQMVELQDKLQDELNILQDKFDLSIEQLETIKIRPKKPNISVKLFNFIWLPLGNENVSDIHEIEFI; this is encoded by the coding sequence ATGGCGGATTTTGAAAAACTCGGAGCTTTTTATTTAGGAAAAATTTATGATCATACGACAAAAGCATTAAAAGATGATTTGGTTCTTTATGATTCAAAAGATTTAACAACTCACGCAGTTTGTGTTGGAATGACAGGAAGCGGAAAAACCGGATTATGTATTTCCCTTCTTGAAGAAGCAGCAATTGATCACATTCCCGCTTTGGTCGTTGATCCAAAAGGTGATATTACAAATTTACTTTTAACTTTTCCTAATTTGGAAGGTAAAGACTTTTTGCCTTGGATTAATAAATCCGATGCAGACAGAAAAGGAATTTCCGAAGGCGAATTTGCAGAATCTCAAGCCCAGCTTTGGAAAAACGGATTGTCACAATGGGGACAAGACGGAAATAGAATAAAAATGTTACGCGAAACTTCCGATTTTATAATTTACACTCCCGGAAGTACAGCCGGAATGCCGATTTCAATTTTAGATTCTTTCAAAGCTCCAAGCGATGAAATTTTGGAAGACGGTGATGTTTTCGGCGATAAAATTTCTGCAACAACAGCAAGTTTATTAAGTTTATTAGGAATTGATGCTGATCCATTAAAAAGTAAAGAACACATTTTACTTTCAAATATTATTCAATTTCATTGGACGAATAAAAAAGATTTGGATTTACCTTTAATTATTCAAAATGTGCAAACTCCCCCATTTACAAAAATCGGCGTTTTTGATATTGAATCTTTTTATCCGGAAAAAGACAGATTTGAATTAGCAATGCAATTAAATAATATTTTATCGGCACCGGGATTTCAAACTTGGCTTTCTGGTGAATCGCTTGATATTGATAAATTACTTTACAATAAAACCGGTAAACCAAAAACATCAATTTTTTATACCGCTCATCTTTCTGATTCCGAGAGAATGTTTTTTACTTCATTGCTTTTAAATCAACTAATTAGCTGGGTTCGAACACAATCGGGAACGACAAGTTTACGTGCATTGCTTTATGTTGATGAAATTTTCGGTTATTTGCCGCCGGTTGCAAATCCGCCGACAAAAAAACCTTTTCTAACTTTGCTTAAACAAGCAAGAGCTTTTGGCGTTGGTTTAGTTTTGGCAACTCAAAATCCGGTTGATTTGGATTACAAAAGTTTATCAAATGCCGGAACTTGGTTTATCGGAAGACTTCAAACCGAACGAGACAGAATGAGAGTTTTAGACGGATTGGAAGGCGCAACTTTAGAAGGCGGCGGTAAATTTGATAGAAATGAAATTGACAAACTTTTATCAAATTTGGATAACAGAATTTTCCTTTTGCATAATGTTCACGAACCGCATCCGGTTGTATTCAAAACAAGATGGGCAATGTCTTATCTTAGAGGTCCGCTTACTCGAAATCAAATAAAAGATTTGCATAAATTAAATGCTGCGGGAAATTCTCAAAATATAATTTCAGAAAATTTTACTCAACAAACATTAACTGTAAATCCTTTACCAAAAGAAATTAAACCACTTTATTTTGATCGAGAAATTTCTGAAAGTGAAATTCCGAATACAATTAATCATCCATACATTTTTGCTCAAGCTGATATTAGTTTTATTGATAAAACTAAAAGTATAGATTTCCAAAAATCTACAAAGTTTTTAGTCCCAATTACAAATGAAGTTATTTCTGTAAAATGGAATGATGCCCACGAAATTAAATTGGATGAAAAATATTTAGTAAAAAATCCTAAGAATACATTTGCATTTTCCGAGTTACCAAATTCTGCAAAAAATGAAAAGAATTATCCGGCTTGGCAAAAGTTTTTTGAAGATTTTTTAGTAAGCGATTATTCTATAGAAGTTTACCATAGCCCAAATCTCAAACAAACATCAATGCCGCTTGAAAGTGATAGAGATTTTAAAATTAGATTAACTCAAATAACACGCGAACAACGCGATTCGGAAATCGCAATTATCAAAGAACGATTCGAAAGAAGAATTCAAACTTTAGATAGCAGAATTAGAAGAGCTCAAGAAAAAATTGAAAGAGAAAAATCTCAATCGTCCCAAGTAAAATTGCAGACTGCAATTTCAATTGGTTCAACAATTTTAGGTGCACTTTTTGGTAAAAAAGCAGTCAGCACTTCCACAATCAGCAAAGCCGGAACTGCAATGAAATCAGCTGGAAAAGCTATGAAAGAATCCGGTGATATAAATCGAGCCGAAGACGAATTAGAAATTCTAAATCAACAAATGGTTGAACTGCAAGACAAATTGCAAGATGAATTGAATATTCTTCAAGATAAATTTGATTTATCGATTGAACAGCTTGAAACCATAAAAATACGACCGAAAAAACCAAATATTTCAGTAAAACTATTTAATTTCATTTGGCTTCCATTGGGAAATGAAAATGTAAGTGATATACATGAAATAGAATTTATATAA
- a CDS encoding DUF3078 domain-containing protein, with protein MRKLIFFTIILTISILAEDAKKDSVAQKTWLPIGVAGINLSQIALDNWTQGGEDALAFSLYGNFGLDYFDKPWSFTNKLKLAFGKTKLGSEDYKTTDNEIFLEDLLTYSAGWFADPYFANTFRTVIANGYDYSGDSPIQTASFFDPGYLMQSIGMAYKISDNFTTRLGFGFQETFTSKFNSYSDDVETLDEVEKFRFETGIESVTSANFKLDDNLFYTSELRLFGAFDALDIWDVRFDNILTAQVTKLVNVNFNVLLIYDEDQVKRTQMKEALQIGIAYALF; from the coding sequence ATGAGAAAACTTATTTTTTTTACAATAATTTTAACAATTTCGATACTTGCCGAAGATGCGAAAAAAGATAGTGTCGCACAGAAAACATGGCTGCCAATTGGAGTTGCCGGAATAAATTTAAGTCAAATAGCACTTGATAATTGGACACAAGGCGGTGAAGATGCATTAGCATTTAGTCTTTACGGAAATTTTGGTTTAGATTATTTTGATAAACCTTGGTCTTTTACAAATAAACTTAAATTAGCTTTCGGAAAAACAAAGTTAGGATCTGAAGATTATAAAACGACAGATAACGAAATATTCTTAGAAGATCTTTTAACATATAGTGCCGGCTGGTTTGCAGATCCATACTTCGCTAATACATTTAGAACAGTAATTGCAAATGGTTATGATTACAGCGGTGATTCTCCAATTCAAACAGCCTCTTTTTTTGATCCCGGTTATTTAATGCAGTCAATCGGTATGGCTTATAAAATTTCTGATAATTTTACAACAAGATTAGGTTTTGGATTTCAAGAAACTTTCACTAGTAAATTTAACAGTTATTCTGATGATGTTGAAACATTAGACGAAGTTGAAAAATTCAGATTTGAAACCGGTATTGAGTCAGTTACATCTGCAAATTTTAAACTTGATGATAATTTATTCTACACCAGTGAATTAAGATTATTTGGTGCATTTGATGCTTTAGATATTTGGGATGTAAGATTTGATAATATTCTAACTGCTCAGGTTACAAAATTAGTTAATGTTAATTTTAATGTACTGCTTATTTATGATGAAGATCAGGTGAAGAGAACACAAATGAAAGAAGCTTTACAAATTGGAATTGCATACGCATTATTTTAA
- the mscL gene encoding large-conductance mechanosensitive channel protein MscL: MMKEFKEFAMKGNVIDMAVGIVIGGAFGKIINSLVQDVIMPPIGVLLGGVDFSKMGIVVKAATETTEAVILKYGSFINTIVEFLIIAFAIFMVVKAMNSLKKKEEAAPAAPPAPTKEETLLTEIRDLLKNK; this comes from the coding sequence ATGATGAAAGAATTTAAAGAATTTGCCATGAAGGGTAATGTTATAGATATGGCAGTAGGTATTGTAATAGGCGGTGCCTTTGGTAAAATTATAAATTCATTAGTTCAAGATGTAATTATGCCTCCAATAGGAGTTTTATTAGGTGGCGTAGATTTTTCCAAAATGGGAATTGTAGTAAAAGCAGCTACCGAAACTACTGAAGCTGTTATTTTAAAATACGGTTCTTTTATTAATACAATTGTTGAATTTTTAATTATTGCTTTTGCAATTTTTATGGTTGTTAAAGCAATGAATTCACTGAAGAAAAAAGAAGAAGCTGCTCCAGCTGCACCTCCGGCTCCTACTAAAGAAGAAACTCTTTTAACGGAAATTAGGGATCTTCTAAAAAATAAATAA